GCCGCCACCTGATCCATCGATTTATTTACTCGATGAAGATGCCCATGCAATTTATCATTTCACTTTGCAGATGGTTTACAAGCGCCAATATCGTCCCCTGGGAATACTCTTTGATGAACCCGCCAGCGCGTTTATAATTGGGCCAAAGCACCAGGTATTTATGGCGGTGGGCAATCAGGTATATTCGGCATTATTGCCTTGATGACGGGAGACCGAAGACGGGATAATGCCTTGTCTCCCGTCATCCGTTCCCGGTCTGTTAAGGTGTTGAAGTCGGCCAGGGGGTATAGGTTTCGCGGATGGGGGTAGGCTCTGGCGTGAGGGTTGCGGCAACAGTTGGCGCGATTTGCTGTGTTTGTGTCGGGGGGAACTGGGTTTCGATGATCGCCGGGAGCGTATTCTGCGGCATGGGGGAAGGCGTCGCCGGGGTGTTGGTAAAACGCCAGGCGAAAAAGGCCAGCGCCGCCACAAGTAAAACCATCAAGAGCGCGGCTAGAACTCCGGCAAACCATAGCAATTTCTTGTTGGTTTTCTGCTTGGGTTTGATGTTTAGTTGCTCATCTTTGGGGATTTCCAACGTCACAATGGTGATATTATCATGACCGCCGCGCGCATTCGCCATATCCACCAGTTTTTGCAGCCCGGCTTCCAGCGGATTTTGCGCTAAAACAGCCCGGATTTCATCATCATCGACCAGGTCCGTCAAACCATCGCTGCACAGCACCAGCCCGTCGCCGGGCAGCATCTGCATACCCTGATTGGCAACCGCCTGCTCATTGCTTTGCCCGTTTTCAAGCATGATGCGGAAATCGGGTTCGGTGGCGCTTTTTGAGCCAAGATAACGGCGGATAATATGCGCCTGCGGATGTCCGCGCGCTTGATCGGGGTTGATAATGCCAAATTCAATTGCTTCTTGCACCCAGGTATGGTCAACACTGAGTTGGCGGATCTGTCCATCGCGCAGCAGGTAAATGCGCGAATCGCCGACTGTAGCCGTGTATAACTGCCGATCAATAACCCAGGCGCAGGCGCAGGTAGAACCCATACCGTGCTGGGTCGTGTCTAATGTCGATTGTGCGTGAACCGCCTGCCCTGCAGCAATGATCGCAGTTTCCAGAATGCCCTGTGGATCATCGCCGCGGCTCTCGGCCACCATGCTGCTGATCGTGTCTACGGCAATTTCTGCGGCAATTTCCCCAGCCTGATGCCCGCCGATGCCGTCGGCGACAATTGCCAGCAGCGATGGTGTTGGCTCATCTTTGCTGAGCAAATGCGCTGAAACGCCATAACGGTCTTCGTTGTTTTTTCCGCTCATGCCGGGGTGCGTGATCGCCGCCACCACGATATGCGCATGTTCTTTTGGAATCACAGAGTCTCCTGAAGAGTGACTTTGGGTTTGGGGATTTCTTGTATATTGCTGATTTTGTACTGGAATTGAACGCGTCCGATGAGAATTGTATCACCATGTTGCAGCGGCGCGCCCTCGGTGGTGAGTGGCTGGAAATTAAGCCAGGTACCGGCAATAGAGCTTTCGTCGGAAAGATAGAAGCGCTGATCTGCCGAGCGCACCAGGCGCGCGTGCAGTGCATCGACGCTGTCGTCATCAAAGACAATGCTGGCTTGCTGTGGATCGCTTCCGAAAGTGAGTTCGCGCTGGAGCAGGGGAATGCGGTTTTCCTCATCAAGTTCGAGATAATCGGGCGCCGGGGCAGAGTCGCCGCGTTTCGGCCAGTTGATGCGATTGACCCATTGTGCAACGCGTCGGCGGGATGGCCGGGGGCGCGCGGCTTCTTCAACGGGCAAATCTGCGGGGGGTGTGGCTTCTACTTGCGCTGGGCCTGGCTCCAGGGGCGGTACCGCCCGCTTGCGCAGAATCAACCGTCCCATAGCTTTGGGGCGCAAATTGCCGCGCAAAATCAGTAGAAAAGCAGCCATGCTGAGCACCAAAGCCGCGCTGATCCCCATCGCCAAAGGCATATTTTGCCGGATAAGGGTAAAGAGACTGAACGGAACCAGGTTGTTAAGAATGCTGACCTGATGCTCAATGCTGTTGCCGCGTAAACCCAGTTCGTCGATGGCCTCAACCCAGATCAGCGGCGCAGTGTTTTCGGTGTAACTGGTAAGGTCCCAGGTGAAGCGGTCGAAGGGTGGGGCTGTATTTTCGGCAACGACTTCGCCATCTACATACAGGCTGGTGCGCTGTAAATTACGCAGGTGCCCATCGGGGAATTCAACGAGAATTTCCACGGTTTGGCTGAGGGGGGCGAATTGCGGTGATTCATTCGGATTACGCTCGGGGGCATTTTGTTCGGTGCGCTGGATTTCCAGAGGGGGCGAAATAAAGATGGGGTTTGGCGGCTGTATGCTGAGTTCAAACGATACGCCTTCGCTGGTGGCATTGATAAAGTTGTTGCTGATACGGGCGCTAACCTGGTGAGTTGCGCCCTCGGAAATTTGGGATTGATAGCGCAGGTTGTAGGCGTAGCGTAATGGTTCGATATAGGGGTCTATGGATGGAAGTGGCTCTTCCCCCGAATAGGCAAACAAACGCCCTCCGGTTTGTTGCGCGAATTGCGCCAGGCGTTGCGCGCCGTTGCTATCGAAATAGGCGCGCGAGGAAATCATCCAGATATATACGCGGATTTCGCTTTGTTTGGCAAGCGCCGCCAGGCTGGGCAGCGCAGCAAGACTATCTTCGCCGGGGATGGGGGTAATCAGCAGGATGCCGCGTCCGGTTCCGGGTTGGGAGGGTTCAGCCGCGATGCTGATGGCGCTGCCGAGCAGATCGAGGCTGGGAACCGCGTTATCGTAATTGGGTTCATACTCGCGCATTTTCGACAACCAGGCTACGGGACGGTTATAGTGCAATCCCGAAAAATCATCGTTGGTAATGATACTGAGATCGTCATTTTTCTGATCGATAGGGTAGGTATCAATCCACGCGCCGAGGGCCTGGCGGATATCCTCGTAGCGGGTTAAACCTTCGGCGCCCTGAATAGCATAGGCCGGACCCATATTGATTGCCACCACAAATTGTGCGCCGGGAGTGAGTTGGCGAATTTCGCTGATCGGTAAGTCTTTGTCATCTTCAATGATGGTAACGCTTTCAGGGGTAAGGTCATGCACAAAATTACCACCGCTGTCGTATGCCTGCAGGTAGGTGGATATTTCCGGAAATGCGTTGGTATTGAGTGGGTGAAGGATGGCCCGAGCGGCGCTCTGTGCGATTGCGCCCACAGGGAT
The window above is part of the Chloroflexota bacterium genome. Proteins encoded here:
- a CDS encoding serine/threonine-protein phosphatase, with amino-acid sequence MIPKEHAHIVVAAITHPGMSGKNNEDRYGVSAHLLSKDEPTPSLLAIVADGIGGHQAGEIAAEIAVDTISSMVAESRGDDPQGILETAIIAAGQAVHAQSTLDTTQHGMGSTCACAWVIDRQLYTATVGDSRIYLLRDGQIRQLSVDHTWVQEAIEFGIINPDQARGHPQAHIIRRYLGSKSATEPDFRIMLENGQSNEQAVANQGMQMLPGDGLVLCSDGLTDLVDDDEIRAVLAQNPLEAGLQKLVDMANARGGHDNITIVTLEIPKDEQLNIKPKQKTNKKLLWFAGVLAALLMVLLVAALAFFAWRFTNTPATPSPMPQNTLPAIIETQFPPTQTQQIAPTVAATLTPEPTPIRETYTPWPTSTP
- a CDS encoding FHA domain-containing protein, translating into MFKLVSRFTLLGLILALIPVGAIAQSAARAILHPLNTNAFPEISTYLQAYDSGGNFVHDLTPESVTIIEDDKDLPISEIRQLTPGAQFVVAINMGPAYAIQGAEGLTRYEDIRQALGAWIDTYPIDQKNDDLSIITNDDFSGLHYNRPVAWLSKMREYEPNYDNAVPSLDLLGSAISIAAEPSQPGTGRGILLITPIPGEDSLAALPSLAALAKQSEIRVYIWMISSRAYFDSNGAQRLAQFAQQTGGRLFAYSGEEPLPSIDPYIEPLRYAYNLRYQSQISEGATHQVSARISNNFINATSEGVSFELSIQPPNPIFISPPLEIQRTEQNAPERNPNESPQFAPLSQTVEILVEFPDGHLRNLQRTSLYVDGEVVAENTAPPFDRFTWDLTSYTENTAPLIWVEAIDELGLRGNSIEHQVSILNNLVPFSLFTLIRQNMPLAMGISAALVLSMAAFLLILRGNLRPKAMGRLILRKRAVPPLEPGPAQVEATPPADLPVEEAARPRPSRRRVAQWVNRINWPKRGDSAPAPDYLELDEENRIPLLQRELTFGSDPQQASIVFDDDSVDALHARLVRSADQRFYLSDESSIAGTWLNFQPLTTEGAPLQHGDTILIGRVQFQYKISNIQEIPKPKVTLQETL